From a region of the Paenibacillus sp. FSL R10-2734 genome:
- the sleB gene encoding spore cortex-lytic enzyme, translating into MKKQKMWIFAALTLALAAAPFAGTFFKGNSIVETKQSAAASFVHELNNPDEEVLPAFSTTTIKLGSKGQDVYELQGRLKHLGYYAGKIDSQFGPKTKNAVTWFQWKFGMKSDGIVGAKTKLKLYNATKNWKPTEPSTGTGNKTAQNNTGNKTNTTNKENSAGLSSGNTLGLSENDLKIMANAVYGEARGEPFEGQVAVAAVILNRVNSPSFPNTPSGVIFQPRAFTAVADGQIYLEPNEQARKAVQQALSGWDPTGGCLYYFNPKTATSKWIWTRPQVKTIGQHIFCM; encoded by the coding sequence ATGAAGAAACAAAAGATGTGGATATTTGCTGCTTTAACTCTTGCACTTGCTGCCGCGCCGTTTGCAGGAACGTTTTTCAAGGGGAATAGCATTGTTGAGACCAAGCAAAGTGCTGCTGCGTCATTTGTCCACGAGTTAAATAATCCTGACGAGGAAGTCTTGCCGGCTTTCAGTACAACAACTATAAAACTCGGGTCCAAGGGTCAGGATGTCTATGAATTGCAAGGTCGTTTAAAGCATTTAGGTTATTATGCCGGAAAAATAGACAGTCAATTTGGGCCGAAAACAAAGAATGCGGTAACCTGGTTTCAATGGAAATTCGGAATGAAGTCTGATGGCATTGTAGGTGCCAAAACTAAGCTAAAGCTATATAACGCAACTAAGAATTGGAAACCGACTGAGCCTTCTACGGGAACGGGAAATAAGACAGCACAGAATAACACTGGCAATAAAACAAATACGACCAATAAGGAGAATTCTGCAGGATTGTCTTCAGGTAATACGTTGGGCTTGTCGGAGAATGATCTGAAGATCATGGCTAATGCCGTTTATGGTGAAGCCAGAGGTGAGCCTTTCGAAGGTCAAGTTGCTGTTGCTGCTGTCATTTTAAACCGCGTGAATTCACCTAGCTTCCCGAATACACCGTCTGGCGTTATTTTTCAACCGAGAGCATTTACAGCTGTGGCCGATGGTCAGATCTATCTGGAGCCGAATGAGCAAGCTCGTAAGGCAGTACAGCAAGCACTCAGTGGTTGGGACCCAACTGGAGGATGTTTGTATTACTTCAATCCTAAAACAGCGACCTCTAAATGGATTTGGACCCGTCCTCAGGTCAAGACGATAGGTCAGCATATTTTCTGTATGTAG
- a CDS encoding pitrilysin family protein, with product MTNNVFQHGTVGGLRIHVMPTKAFKTYAISLYAGIPLDENTVTSTALAPFVLRRGTATYPETTQFRERLEELYGAGFGFDIYKRGDYQIVQFRMDTINDSFVQSQESLLEESFAFLGEVLTRPLVEDGSFRPSYVATERETVRKKLESIVNDKIRYAAERCIEEMCRNEPYRLHPLGQRADLDHITPKSLYESYNSWLDEAILDLYVVGDTTAEEVEKLVQRHFGRVQSEVGLYSSKFVPVSVNEVRTVEEKLDVNQGKLNLGLRTSITYKDDTYASALMYNGILGGYPHSKLFVNVREKASLAYYASSRYDGHKGIGTIQSGIETQNYGKAVEIIEQQLEEMKAGNISDLELSQTKAMIRNQLSEIPDSAFEMISYDFNRQLSGKERTADQLLQQVEQIGAEDVKAAAEAFQLDTIYFLTGKEE from the coding sequence TTGACTAATAATGTATTTCAGCATGGCACCGTTGGAGGCTTGCGTATTCATGTAATGCCTACTAAGGCGTTCAAGACCTACGCGATCTCACTTTATGCGGGTATCCCTCTTGACGAGAATACAGTGACTTCTACAGCACTTGCACCATTCGTGCTTCGCAGAGGTACCGCGACTTATCCGGAGACTACGCAATTCCGCGAGCGTTTGGAGGAACTGTATGGCGCTGGATTCGGGTTTGATATTTATAAAAGAGGCGATTATCAGATTGTTCAGTTCCGCATGGATACCATTAATGATTCTTTCGTACAAAGCCAGGAGAGCTTGCTTGAAGAATCCTTTGCTTTCTTAGGAGAAGTACTGACTCGTCCATTGGTTGAAGACGGTAGCTTCCGACCTTCGTATGTTGCAACGGAGCGCGAAACCGTTCGCAAAAAGCTGGAGTCCATTGTAAATGACAAGATACGTTACGCTGCTGAACGCTGTATTGAGGAAATGTGCCGCAACGAGCCATATCGTCTTCACCCTCTGGGGCAAAGAGCAGATCTTGATCACATCACCCCGAAAAGTTTGTATGAATCCTATAATTCTTGGCTGGATGAGGCCATCCTTGATCTTTATGTAGTAGGAGACACAACAGCTGAGGAAGTAGAAAAGCTAGTTCAGCGTCATTTCGGCCGAGTTCAGTCTGAGGTGGGCTTATATAGCTCTAAGTTTGTACCTGTATCCGTTAATGAGGTGCGGACAGTAGAGGAGAAGCTGGATGTCAATCAGGGCAAGTTGAACCTGGGGCTGCGCACCTCTATTACTTACAAGGACGATACATATGCGTCCGCGCTTATGTACAACGGAATATTAGGGGGATATCCACACTCTAAACTCTTCGTTAACGTACGTGAAAAGGCAAGTCTTGCCTATTATGCTTCGTCTCGTTATGACGGCCACAAGGGCATTGGAACGATTCAATCAGGCATCGAAACGCAAAATTACGGCAAAGCCGTGGAAATTATAGAGCAGCAACTGGAAGAGATGAAAGCTGGCAATATCAGTGACTTGGAGCTAAGTCAGACCAAAGCCATGATTCGCAACCAGCTTTCCGAAATTCCGGATTCTGCTTTTGAAATGATCTCTTACGACTTCAACCGCCAGTTGTCAGGAAAAGAACGGACAGCAGATCAGCTATTGCAACAGGTGGAACAAATCGGTGCGGAAGATGTAAAAGCCGCCGCCGAAGCCTTTCAGCTAGATACGATTTATTTCTTGACAGGGAAGGAGGAATAA
- a CDS encoding pitrilysin family protein, whose translation MEQIHYDRLQETIYHEVMDNGLQVYVLPKPTFKKTYATFATKYGSVDNHFHVAGGEETTVPDGIAHFLEHKMFEEPEGDIFATFASNGASANAFTSFDQTVYLFSATENIETNLSTLVDFVQRPYFTDENVEKEKGIIGQEINMYADNPDWRVYFGLIEAMYSKHPVRIDIAGTVESISTITKETLYTCYNAFYHPSNMLLFVVGGVDPEKVFSLIRSNQKGKTYGKQGEIKRIFEDEPEQVATKRLESKLAVSMPKIMFGFKEKVDGLAGEASLKRDLTTKLMLDLLVGSSTALYQKLYDEELISDSFGHEFNSSPQYAFSAMGGDTKDPDLLLKRIKEEVDLILKSGFAEKDFERARKKKIGGYLRMLNSPESIAHEFTRYQFRGGDLFEVLPIYESITLAEVNERLQAHVNWEQLAVSLVVSP comes from the coding sequence ATGGAGCAAATTCATTACGACAGACTTCAAGAGACCATTTATCATGAGGTTATGGATAACGGACTTCAGGTTTATGTGCTGCCGAAACCAACATTCAAAAAAACCTATGCCACATTTGCTACTAAATACGGTTCTGTTGACAATCATTTTCATGTAGCAGGTGGAGAAGAGACCACAGTTCCTGATGGTATAGCTCACTTTTTAGAGCACAAGATGTTCGAAGAGCCTGAAGGCGATATTTTTGCTACTTTCGCTTCAAATGGAGCCTCGGCCAATGCCTTTACAAGCTTTGACCAGACGGTTTATCTTTTCTCAGCAACAGAGAATATAGAGACCAACCTTAGTACACTCGTTGATTTTGTTCAGCGACCTTATTTTACAGATGAGAATGTAGAAAAGGAAAAAGGGATTATTGGTCAAGAAATCAATATGTATGCAGATAATCCGGACTGGCGCGTGTATTTTGGCCTTATTGAAGCGATGTATTCGAAGCATCCGGTTCGGATTGACATTGCCGGTACGGTAGAATCGATTAGTACGATCACGAAAGAAACACTGTACACTTGTTATAACGCTTTTTATCATCCTAGCAATATGCTGTTGTTCGTGGTTGGAGGTGTGGATCCGGAGAAAGTATTTTCTTTGATTCGCAGTAACCAGAAGGGTAAAACCTACGGTAAGCAGGGTGAAATCAAGCGTATTTTTGAAGATGAACCCGAACAAGTTGCTACAAAACGACTAGAAAGCAAGCTTGCCGTCTCGATGCCAAAAATCATGTTTGGCTTCAAAGAAAAGGTAGATGGTCTAGCGGGTGAAGCTTCTTTGAAACGTGACCTAACAACCAAGCTAATGCTTGATTTGTTGGTAGGTAGTAGCACAGCATTGTATCAAAAGCTATATGATGAGGAATTGATCTCGGACAGTTTTGGACATGAATTTAATAGCTCTCCCCAGTATGCTTTTTCTGCAATGGGTGGGGATACAAAGGACCCGGATTTGCTTTTGAAACGAATTAAAGAAGAAGTGGATCTAATCTTAAAGTCTGGCTTTGCTGAGAAGGATTTCGAGCGTGCACGGAAAAAGAAAATAGGCGGATATTTGCGTATGCTGAACTCCCCTGAAAGTATCGCACATGAATTTACACGTTACCAGTTCCGCGGTGGTGACTTGTTTGAAGTTCTGCCTATCTACGAATCGATTACTTTGGCAGAAGTTAATGAGCGTTTGCAAGCCCATGTGAACTGGGAACAGCTTGCCGTATCATTGGTGGTGAGTCCATAG
- the fabG gene encoding 3-oxoacyl-ACP reductase FabG yields MTVLVTGGSGGIGGAIAERFASVGMNIVIHYKHSHEAANDVARRCMALGAKVMTVNADMKDRSQIVRMAEKLESNGMQPDILVNNAGKSHYGMLADVTEEEWDDIMSINLKGTFLCSQIFMPYMVSQRYGRIINVSSVWGISGASCEVAYSASKGGVNAFTKALAKELAPSGVTVNAVAPGAVNTNMLSNLQEDEVRMLEEEIPVGRLATPNEISSLIYFLALPESGYITGQIISPNGGWIT; encoded by the coding sequence ATGACGGTTCTTGTAACAGGGGGCAGCGGGGGAATTGGCGGCGCCATTGCAGAGCGGTTTGCCTCTGTAGGCATGAATATTGTTATTCACTACAAGCACTCACATGAAGCTGCTAATGATGTCGCTCGGCGTTGTATGGCCCTTGGAGCAAAGGTAATGACAGTAAATGCTGATATGAAGGATCGTAGCCAGATTGTACGTATGGCTGAAAAGCTTGAGAGTAATGGGATGCAGCCGGATATCCTCGTCAATAATGCAGGTAAATCGCATTACGGAATGCTAGCTGATGTGACCGAAGAGGAATGGGATGATATTATGTCCATTAACTTAAAGGGAACCTTTCTGTGCAGCCAGATTTTCATGCCGTACATGGTGTCCCAGCGTTATGGTCGAATCATCAATGTTTCTTCCGTATGGGGAATTTCGGGAGCCTCTTGTGAGGTCGCTTATTCAGCTAGTAAAGGTGGAGTGAATGCCTTTACAAAGGCTTTGGCCAAAGAGTTGGCTCCATCTGGCGTAACTGTAAACGCGGTAGCTCCAGGAGCGGTTAATACGAATATGTTGTCCAATCTACAGGAGGATGAAGTCCGTATGCTGGAGGAAGAAATTCCGGTAGGACGTTTGGCTACTCCTAATGAGATTTCTTCGCTAATTTATTTTTTGGCTTTGCCTGAGTCTGGGTATATTACTGGCCAGATTATTAGTCCGAATGGTGGATGGATTACTTGA
- a CDS encoding DUF3243 domain-containing protein, whose translation MTPDANVLKNFDTWKKFLGNRVVQAEKLGMSEDTISKLAFEIGEFLDQKVDPANSSNRAIKELWDVGNDEEKQTIAKLMVKLAKNNA comes from the coding sequence ATGACACCAGACGCAAACGTACTCAAAAATTTCGACACCTGGAAGAAGTTTCTAGGAAATCGGGTCGTACAGGCGGAGAAACTTGGGATGAGTGAAGACACAATCTCAAAGCTGGCTTTTGAAATCGGGGAATTTCTCGACCAAAAAGTTGATCCAGCAAACTCTTCAAACCGGGCGATCAAAGAGCTATGGGATGTCGGCAACGATGAAGAAAAGCAGACGATTGCTAAACTCATGGTCAAGCTGGCGAAAAACAACGCCTAA
- a CDS encoding DUF3388 domain-containing protein has translation MEYKQWYMEYKIHKNRPGLLGDIASMLGMLEVNILTINGVEGKTRGMLLETNDDDKIMLMGEMLKKVDNITVSALRSPRLVDKLAVRHGRYIERDSDDRKTFRFTRDELGLLVDFLGELFKKDGNQVIGLRGMPRVGKTESIIAGSVCAMKRWTFVSSTLLRQTVRSQLAEDELNPHNVFIIDGIVSTIRSNEKHYNLLQNVMSMPSTKVIEHPDIFVRESEYTFDDFDIIIELRNNPNEEILYESFTTSYSDDL, from the coding sequence GTGGAATATAAACAATGGTATATGGAATACAAGATTCACAAGAACAGACCCGGTCTGCTTGGTGATATCGCTTCAATGTTAGGGATGCTAGAAGTCAACATTCTGACGATTAATGGCGTTGAAGGAAAAACTCGCGGAATGTTGCTGGAGACCAATGACGATGACAAAATAATGCTGATGGGCGAAATGCTCAAGAAAGTTGATAATATTACAGTTTCAGCTCTGCGGTCTCCAAGACTCGTAGATAAGCTGGCTGTGCGCCATGGGCGATATATTGAACGGGATTCAGATGATCGGAAGACGTTTCGTTTTACTCGGGATGAGCTTGGTTTATTGGTCGATTTTCTCGGGGAACTGTTTAAAAAAGATGGGAATCAGGTAATAGGACTTCGAGGTATGCCCCGTGTAGGAAAGACGGAATCGATCATTGCTGGCAGTGTCTGCGCGATGAAGCGGTGGACATTTGTCTCTTCGACACTTTTACGTCAGACGGTGCGAAGTCAATTGGCAGAAGATGAGTTGAACCCACATAATGTATTTATTATTGATGGTATTGTTAGTACGATCCGCTCTAATGAGAAGCATTATAATTTATTACAAAATGTTATGAGCATGCCAAGTACGAAAGTGATTGAGCATCCAGATATTTTCGTGCGGGAATCTGAGTACACTTTTGATGATTTTGATATTATTATCGAGCTTCGCAATAATCCAAATGAAGAAATATTGTACGAGTCGTTCACGACGAGCTACAGTGATGATCTATAG
- a CDS encoding RodZ domain-containing protein, whose translation MSELGRQLKEARLQKGMSLDDVQEVTKIRKKYLEAIESGDYKVLPGSFYVRAFIKTYAEAVGMSPDELLEEHGNVPAPPEDTAMETVIQKRSRRPETERNAKWLPTVLMWTFPILIIVVIYIYASSLNKADPAQIDQTNLTNEQQDPTTAQTSPPASGGGVVAPTASAGTEATTAPTAEPTPVPTPTPSPQSFAVTPDGKSGKTTKFKVSAPAGSEVKVEISATGVSWLEVYKGENSKGEKLSFGNTAAGDRMSFVLGSEGIYIKSGYSPATEITVNGQVITDEKTSSRLLLKLDEGTGSEATQNEGTTDTTGQTNDTGQ comes from the coding sequence ATGTCGGAACTGGGCCGGCAATTGAAAGAGGCACGTCTGCAAAAAGGGATGAGTCTTGACGATGTCCAGGAAGTAACGAAAATTCGCAAAAAGTATTTGGAAGCCATCGAGTCTGGAGACTATAAGGTGCTTCCAGGAAGTTTTTATGTGAGGGCGTTTATCAAAACGTACGCAGAGGCAGTAGGTATGAGTCCTGACGAACTGCTCGAGGAGCATGGAAATGTACCTGCCCCTCCCGAAGACACGGCCATGGAAACGGTGATTCAAAAACGCAGCCGTAGACCAGAAACAGAACGGAATGCAAAATGGCTGCCAACAGTGCTAATGTGGACATTCCCAATATTAATTATTGTTGTGATTTACATTTATGCTTCTAGTTTGAACAAAGCGGACCCTGCTCAGATTGATCAGACAAATCTGACGAATGAACAGCAGGATCCTACGACTGCACAAACATCTCCACCGGCTTCAGGAGGAGGTGTTGTGGCGCCAACTGCATCAGCAGGTACTGAAGCAACAACTGCGCCTACAGCAGAGCCTACGCCAGTACCAACACCAACGCCTTCTCCGCAATCCTTTGCGGTTACTCCGGATGGGAAGTCAGGTAAAACAACAAAATTCAAGGTTTCAGCTCCGGCTGGAAGTGAAGTTAAGGTTGAGATTTCTGCTACTGGGGTAAGCTGGCTTGAGGTATATAAAGGTGAGAACTCTAAAGGTGAGAAACTCTCATTTGGCAATACAGCGGCAGGAGATCGGATGAGCTTTGTTCTTGGAAGTGAAGGAATCTATATTAAATCTGGTTATTCACCAGCTACTGAGATTACTGTCAATGGACAAGTAATTACAGATGAAAAGACTTCATCCCGACTGCTACTTAAGCTGGATGAAGGCACTGGAAGTGAAGCCACCCAGAATGAAGGAACCACAGATACTACCGGCCAGACTAATGACACAGGTCAATAA
- a CDS encoding YajQ family cyclic di-GMP-binding protein translates to MSSECSFDIVSKMDMQELTNAIHQTEKEIDNRFDFKNSKSSLKLEKDALIIASEDEYKLNAVIDILQSKMVKRGITLKNLDFGKVEPASLGSVRQRLGLKQGIDQENAKKINILIRDSKLKVKSQIQGDQIRVTGKSRDDLQQIIQILRKADLPLDLQFNNLK, encoded by the coding sequence ATGAGTTCAGAATGTTCATTTGATATCGTATCTAAAATGGATATGCAGGAATTAACCAATGCTATCCACCAAACGGAGAAAGAGATTGACAACCGCTTTGACTTTAAGAACAGTAAAAGCAGTCTGAAGCTGGAGAAAGACGCACTTATAATCGCCTCTGAGGACGAATATAAGCTAAACGCTGTTATTGATATTTTACAATCGAAGATGGTGAAGAGAGGCATCACACTGAAGAACCTGGATTTCGGCAAAGTAGAGCCTGCTTCACTAGGAAGTGTTCGTCAGCGCTTAGGCCTTAAGCAAGGGATTGATCAGGAGAACGCGAAAAAGATTAATATTCTGATTCGTGATTCGAAATTGAAGGTGAAGAGCCAGATCCAAGGAGATCAGATCCGCGTAACCGGTAAGAGTCGCGACGATTTGCAGCAAATTATCCAGATTTTGCGTAAAGCTGATTTGCCGCTGGACCTGCAGTTCAACAACTTAAAATAG
- the pgsA gene encoding CDP-diacylglycerol--glycerol-3-phosphate 3-phosphatidyltransferase — protein sequence MNLPNRITLARICLIPIMMFFLLVDFSFYPEPIHWGSFQLSVNHLVAAVIFLLAASTDGIDGYIARKYNMVTNLGKLLDPLADKLLVSAVLISLVELGRCDSWIAIVIISREFAVTGLRQIALLEGKVVAASKWGKIKTVVQIVAISLLLLNNFPFQFVSIPVDDIAIWAAALITIYSGIDYFVKNKDLLQLHNA from the coding sequence GTGAATTTGCCCAACCGCATCACGCTAGCACGTATTTGCCTGATCCCGATTATGATGTTTTTTTTACTGGTGGATTTCAGTTTCTATCCAGAACCGATACATTGGGGCTCTTTTCAGCTATCTGTTAATCATTTGGTAGCAGCTGTAATCTTTTTACTTGCAGCCAGCACAGATGGAATAGACGGATACATAGCTAGGAAATATAATATGGTCACCAATCTCGGAAAACTCCTTGATCCACTAGCGGACAAGCTGTTAGTTTCCGCAGTACTGATTTCACTCGTGGAACTGGGCAGATGTGACTCATGGATCGCAATTGTTATCATTAGCCGTGAGTTCGCAGTAACCGGGCTTCGCCAGATAGCACTATTAGAGGGAAAAGTGGTTGCCGCCAGCAAATGGGGTAAGATAAAGACGGTTGTACAAATTGTAGCGATCTCACTGCTGTTGTTGAACAATTTCCCATTTCAATTCGTCAGCATTCCTGTAGACGATATTGCCATTTGGGCTGCAGCCTTGATCACTATTTACTCTGGGATTGATTATTTTGTAAAGAATAAGGATCTGTTACAGCTGCATAATGCTTAA
- a CDS encoding competence/damage-inducible protein A, which translates to MKAEIIAVGTELLLGQIVNSNAQFLSIELAAIGIDVYFQTVVGDNSSRLQQAIEIAQSRADVIIFTGGIGPTEDDLTKDALAAALGRTLHIDRLAMDHVQRFFDDRKIVMTENNRKQALIIEGTTPLPNEIGLAVGIAFEHEKKYYIVLPGPPREMKPMFVDKAVPWLQQHALTSEMPLYSKMLKFAGIGESLLEDKLIDLIHSQTDPTIAPYAKEGEVTVRISTKAPSEHEAFKKLDILEKQIKEILPEHLYANIDVPLEQLIVDWMADAGLTLSAAESCTGGLLMESITNIPGSASMFAGGIVCYSNDLKKKLLNVPSAYLEGADAPGAVSREVAEVLADQVRMIADSDFGLSVTGVAGPGYSERKPVGLVFIGLAERGRKTEVYELNLKGTRENIRLRTVKALLYRLWRRLEERKVETPLEGSDL; encoded by the coding sequence ATGAAAGCGGAGATTATTGCAGTAGGCACGGAGCTTTTGCTCGGTCAAATCGTGAATAGTAATGCCCAGTTTTTGTCTATAGAGCTAGCTGCTATTGGGATCGATGTATATTTTCAAACTGTAGTTGGCGATAATAGCAGTCGCTTGCAGCAAGCCATTGAGATCGCTCAAAGTAGAGCTGATGTTATCATATTTACGGGTGGCATTGGCCCGACAGAAGATGATCTTACGAAGGACGCACTGGCTGCAGCTTTAGGTCGTACACTCCATATAGATCGTTTGGCAATGGATCATGTACAACGTTTCTTTGACGATCGAAAGATCGTAATGACAGAGAATAATCGTAAACAGGCACTTATAATTGAAGGAACCACACCTTTGCCAAATGAGATTGGTCTTGCTGTTGGTATTGCTTTTGAGCATGAAAAGAAATATTATATTGTGCTTCCTGGTCCGCCTCGCGAGATGAAACCGATGTTTGTAGATAAGGCTGTACCGTGGCTTCAGCAGCATGCTCTGACGTCAGAAATGCCACTTTATTCTAAAATGCTTAAATTTGCCGGTATCGGAGAATCCTTGCTTGAGGATAAGCTCATTGATCTTATTCACAGCCAGACTGATCCAACGATAGCTCCATACGCTAAAGAAGGAGAAGTAACTGTCCGCATTTCGACAAAGGCGCCTTCCGAGCATGAAGCTTTCAAGAAGCTGGACATTTTGGAGAAACAGATCAAAGAGATTTTACCAGAGCATTTATATGCGAATATTGACGTGCCACTGGAGCAATTGATTGTGGATTGGATGGCGGATGCAGGTCTGACTTTAAGTGCGGCGGAGAGTTGTACCGGAGGTTTACTAATGGAGAGTATAACCAACATTCCAGGCAGTGCTTCGATGTTTGCGGGAGGAATCGTCTGTTATTCCAACGACCTAAAGAAAAAACTTCTGAATGTACCGAGTGCTTATTTGGAGGGGGCAGATGCGCCAGGGGCAGTTAGTCGTGAAGTTGCCGAGGTGTTAGCTGATCAGGTGAGAATGATCGCGGACAGTGATTTCGGCTTATCTGTTACTGGTGTAGCAGGACCAGGCTATTCTGAACGTAAGCCAGTTGGACTTGTTTTTATTGGTTTAGCTGAACGCGGGCGTAAGACAGAGGTATATGAGCTTAATCTTAAAGGTACACGTGAAAATATACGACTGCGAACTGTTAAAGCTCTGCTGTATCGACTATGGCGCAGACTTGAGGAACGGAAGGTGGAGACACCTCTTGAAGGCTCAGACTTGTAA
- the recA gene encoding recombinase RecA encodes MSDRRAALDMALRQIEKQFGKGSIMKLGESTHMQVEVVPSGSLALDIALGIGGLPKGRIIEVYGPESSGKTTVALHAIAEVQKQGGQAAFIDAEHALDPKYARNLGVNIDELLLSQPDTGEQALEIAEALVRSGAVDIIVVDSVAALVPKAEIEGDMGDSHVGLQARLMSQALRKLSGAISKSNTIAIFINQLREKIGVMFGNPETTPGGRALKFYSSVRLDVRRVESIKMGNDVVGNRTKIKIVKNKVAPPFKQADVDIMYGEGISREGSLVDIGTEMDIVNKSGAWYSYEGERLGQGRENAKQFLKEHQDIALIIENKIREASNLSTIVAAPNEAEIIAEQEEEEKLLLEIEQ; translated from the coding sequence TTGTCAGATCGTCGTGCAGCGCTTGATATGGCGCTTCGTCAAATAGAAAAACAATTTGGTAAAGGTTCGATCATGAAACTGGGAGAATCCACTCATATGCAAGTGGAAGTTGTACCTAGCGGATCTTTGGCTCTTGATATTGCGTTAGGTATAGGCGGACTTCCAAAGGGACGTATTATTGAAGTATACGGACCTGAATCCTCCGGTAAAACGACTGTTGCTCTTCATGCTATTGCAGAAGTGCAAAAACAAGGAGGACAAGCTGCATTTATCGATGCTGAGCATGCGCTCGATCCGAAATATGCTCGTAACTTGGGCGTAAACATTGATGAATTGTTGCTATCTCAGCCAGATACAGGTGAGCAGGCACTTGAGATTGCTGAAGCACTTGTTCGTAGTGGCGCAGTAGACATTATTGTCGTTGACTCCGTAGCCGCTTTGGTTCCTAAAGCAGAAATTGAAGGCGACATGGGTGATTCTCACGTCGGTCTACAGGCTCGTTTGATGTCTCAGGCGCTTCGGAAGCTATCAGGTGCCATTAGCAAATCAAATACAATTGCTATCTTTATTAACCAGCTTCGTGAGAAAATTGGTGTTATGTTCGGTAATCCAGAGACAACTCCGGGTGGTCGGGCGCTGAAGTTCTACTCTTCCGTACGGTTGGATGTTCGTCGTGTCGAAAGTATCAAGATGGGTAACGATGTCGTAGGTAACCGCACAAAGATCAAGATTGTGAAGAATAAGGTAGCACCTCCATTTAAGCAAGCTGATGTTGATATCATGTACGGTGAAGGGATTTCCAGAGAAGGAAGCCTTGTAGATATCGGTACTGAAATGGATATCGTGAATAAGAGCGGTGCATGGTATTCCTATGAGGGCGAACGTTTGGGCCAAGGCCGTGAGAATGCCAAACAGTTCTTGAAAGAACACCAAGATATTGCACTTATCATTGAGAACAAGATCCGTGAAGCAAGTAACCTGTCCACTATTGTTGCTGCACCAAATGAAGCAGAAATCATTGCAGAGCAAGAGGAAGAAGAAAAGCTGCTTCTCGAAATCGAACAATAG
- a CDS encoding RecX family transcriptional regulator, which produces MVIQLDMDFESDEQGEQVLADFPEGELLEITKVERQKKSDHRYIIHFGAYNMTVHEDVMIKYRMITGNSFMKADLEEIVVADERQRAYVEGLRYLERKPRTAMEMTRRLRQKEIGETIIAEVVQRLQQERLLDDPLYAKQWAEQRITNQRKGKMWIRQELREKGIDKSLISEALENISPEQELESALQTGRKKWNLIRGEAADKRRKTGAFLMRRGFSGDMVRQVINTLLEEDNYEGEDEEFY; this is translated from the coding sequence ATGGTAATACAGCTGGATATGGATTTTGAATCGGACGAGCAGGGCGAACAGGTCCTAGCTGATTTTCCTGAGGGTGAACTTTTAGAAATTACTAAGGTGGAACGTCAGAAGAAATCGGACCACCGTTATATTATACATTTCGGAGCCTATAACATGACTGTACACGAAGACGTCATGATTAAATATCGGATGATTACTGGAAATTCTTTTATGAAAGCCGATTTGGAGGAAATTGTTGTAGCTGATGAGCGTCAACGAGCCTATGTAGAGGGGCTTCGTTATCTAGAGCGAAAGCCACGAACCGCTATGGAAATGACTCGCCGTTTACGGCAGAAGGAAATAGGGGAGACTATTATTGCGGAAGTGGTGCAACGGCTACAGCAGGAAAGACTTCTTGATGACCCCTTGTATGCCAAGCAATGGGCGGAGCAACGCATTACGAACCAGCGAAAGGGGAAAATGTGGATTCGACAAGAGCTACGTGAGAAAGGAATCGACAAATCCTTGATCTCGGAAGCCTTAGAGAATATCAGTCCTGAACAAGAACTAGAGAGTGCGCTTCAGACCGGACGTAAGAAATGGAATCTCATTCGAGGAGAAGCTGCGGATAAGCGAAGAAAGACTGGAGCCTTCTTAATGCGGCGTGGATTCTCGGGTGATATGGTACGACAAGTGATCAATACTTTACTTGAAGAAGACAATTATGAGGGTGAAGATGAGGAATTTTACTAG